A stretch of the Massilia varians genome encodes the following:
- a CDS encoding REP-associated tyrosine transposase, which translates to MIDYRDNRVPGGTFFFTVRLLERGSTLLTDHISAFGEAMRLARVRKPFHVDAWVVLPDHAHAMWTLPPGDHDCASRWRAVKIAFSKALRKSTVPEADGTIWERHYQHYRVGDDDEYAALVDYTHLDAVRHGFCSHPREWPWSSLHRFLSSGHAMPVPELIVPPWVHRPQPHGYARL; encoded by the coding sequence ATGATTGATTACCGCGACAACCGCGTCCCGGGCGGGACGTTTTTTTTCACGGTGCGCCTGCTCGAACGGGGCAGCACCTTGTTGACAGACCATATTTCCGCCTTTGGTGAAGCCATGCGCCTGGCGCGCGTGCGCAAACCCTTCCATGTCGATGCCTGGGTGGTCTTGCCGGACCATGCGCATGCGATGTGGACGCTGCCGCCGGGCGACCACGACTGCGCGAGCCGCTGGCGCGCGGTCAAGATCGCCTTCTCCAAGGCGCTGCGCAAGTCCACCGTGCCGGAGGCCGACGGCACGATCTGGGAACGCCACTACCAGCACTACCGGGTTGGCGACGACGACGAGTACGCGGCGCTGGTCGACTACACCCACCTCGACGCGGTACGGCATGGCTTTTGCAGCCATCCGCGCGAGTGGCCCTGGTCGTCGCTGCACCGCTTCTTGAGTAGCGGCCATGCGATGCCGGTGCCGGAACTCATCGTACCGCCCTGGGTGCACCGGCCGCAGCCGCACGGCTACGCGCGCCTGTAG
- the ettA gene encoding energy-dependent translational throttle protein EttA, with protein MANYVYTMNRVGKIVPPKRQILKDISLSFFPGAKIGVLGLNGSGKSTLLKIMAGIDTDIQGEARPMPGLNIGYLPQEPQLDPEKTVRQEVESGLGEAFEAQAKLEAVYAAYAEEDADFDALAKEQERLESIIAAADGGNLNLQMEMAADALRLPPWDQKIGVLSGGEKRRVALCKLLLSKPDMLLLDEPTNHLDAESVEWLEQFLLRFPGTVVGITHDRYFLDNAAEWILELDRGSGIPWKGNYSSWLDQKQARLKQEEATESARQKALAKELEWARQNPKARQAKSKARLARFNELSEYEYQKRNETQEIFIPVAERLGNEVIEFKNVSKAFGDRLLIDNLSFTVPPGAIVGIIGPNGAGKSTLFKMIAGKEQPDSGEVVIGKTAKVSLVDQSRDELANNKTVFEDVTGGADMLSVGRFEMPSRAYLGRFNFKGSDQQKIVGNLSGGERGRLHLAKTLLQGGNVLLLDEPSNDLDVETLRALEDALLEFAGSVMVISHDRWFLDRIATHILAFEGNSQVTFFDGNYQEYEADKKKRLGEEGAKPKRIRYKPLTT; from the coding sequence ATGGCCAACTACGTCTATACCATGAATCGCGTGGGCAAAATTGTCCCGCCAAAACGTCAAATCCTGAAAGATATTTCGCTGTCCTTCTTCCCAGGTGCGAAGATCGGCGTGCTCGGCCTGAACGGCTCGGGCAAGTCGACCCTGCTGAAGATCATGGCCGGCATCGACACCGACATCCAGGGCGAAGCGCGTCCGATGCCGGGCCTGAACATCGGCTACCTGCCGCAGGAACCGCAGCTCGATCCGGAAAAGACCGTGCGCCAGGAAGTGGAAAGCGGCCTGGGCGAAGCGTTTGAAGCGCAAGCCAAGCTGGAAGCCGTGTACGCCGCCTATGCGGAAGAAGACGCGGACTTCGACGCCCTCGCCAAGGAACAGGAGCGCCTGGAGTCGATCATCGCCGCGGCCGACGGCGGCAACCTGAACCTGCAGATGGAAATGGCCGCCGACGCGCTGCGCCTGCCGCCCTGGGACCAGAAAATCGGCGTGCTGTCGGGCGGCGAAAAGCGCCGCGTGGCGCTGTGCAAGCTGCTGCTGAGTAAACCAGACATGCTGCTGCTGGACGAACCGACCAACCACCTGGACGCCGAATCGGTCGAGTGGCTGGAGCAGTTCCTGCTGCGCTTCCCGGGCACCGTGGTCGGCATCACCCACGACCGCTACTTCCTCGACAACGCCGCCGAATGGATCCTGGAACTGGACCGCGGTTCGGGCATCCCCTGGAAGGGCAATTACTCGTCCTGGCTGGACCAGAAACAGGCGCGCCTGAAGCAGGAAGAAGCGACCGAATCGGCGCGCCAGAAGGCGCTGGCCAAGGAACTGGAATGGGCGCGCCAGAACCCGAAGGCACGCCAGGCCAAGTCCAAGGCACGCCTGGCCCGCTTCAACGAACTGAGCGAATACGAATACCAGAAGCGCAACGAGACCCAGGAGATCTTCATCCCCGTGGCCGAGCGCCTGGGCAACGAAGTCATCGAGTTCAAGAACGTCTCCAAGGCTTTCGGCGACCGCCTCCTGATCGACAACTTGTCCTTCACCGTGCCGCCGGGCGCGATCGTCGGCATCATCGGCCCCAACGGCGCCGGTAAGTCGACCCTGTTCAAGATGATCGCGGGCAAAGAGCAGCCGGACAGCGGCGAAGTCGTGATCGGCAAGACCGCCAAGGTCTCGCTGGTGGACCAGAGCCGTGACGAGCTGGCCAACAACAAGACCGTGTTCGAGGACGTCACCGGCGGCGCCGACATGCTGAGCGTGGGCCGCTTCGAAATGCCGTCGCGCGCCTACCTGGGCCGCTTCAACTTCAAGGGCTCCGATCAGCAGAAGATAGTCGGCAACCTGTCGGGCGGCGAACGCGGCCGCCTGCACCTGGCCAAGACCCTGCTGCAAGGCGGCAACGTGCTGCTGCTGGACGAACCGTCGAACGACCTCGACGTGGAAACCCTGCGCGCGCTGGAAGACGCCCTGCTCGAGTTCGCCGGCAGCGTGATGGTGATCTCGCACGATCGCTGGTTCCTGGACCGCATCGCGACCCACATCTTGGCCTTCGAAGGCAATTCGCAGGTTACCTTCTTCGACGGTAACTATCAGGAATACGAAGCCGACAAGAAGAAGCGCCTGGGTGAGGAAGGCGCCAAGCCGAAGCGTATCCGCTACAAGCCGCTGACGACCTGA
- the rarD gene encoding EamA family transporter RarD, whose translation MRSGILSAALAFLCWGLFPIYFHALGDVPPVQILAHRVLWSLGFLLVVLALRRQWKWLSLVRQPRVFWSFAASALLLSANWLVYIWAVKNGHVIEASLGYFINPLVNIMFGYLLLKERMRPAQWGAIAIAALGVGWLTWQSGSVPWIALVLAATFGAYGLLRKTAALGALEGLSFETMVLFPFAAAYVGWLSVTGDNAFVNAPLDATRILLILAGPITAIPLLLFATGARKIPLSILGLLQYLSPTIQFLLGVWLFHEAFSSERLVGFLMIWAALALFAGEGLLRSRTAKTS comes from the coding sequence ATGCGCTCCGGTATCCTGTCCGCCGCCCTCGCCTTTCTGTGCTGGGGCCTGTTCCCTATTTATTTCCATGCGTTGGGCGACGTTCCGCCGGTGCAGATCCTGGCGCATCGGGTGCTGTGGTCACTCGGCTTCCTGCTGGTCGTGCTGGCCTTGCGGCGCCAATGGAAATGGTTATCTCTGGTACGCCAGCCGCGCGTCTTCTGGAGCTTCGCCGCCTCGGCTCTGCTGTTGTCGGCCAACTGGCTGGTGTACATCTGGGCAGTGAAAAACGGGCACGTGATCGAGGCCAGCCTCGGCTACTTCATCAATCCGCTGGTAAACATCATGTTCGGCTATCTGCTGCTGAAGGAACGCATGCGCCCTGCGCAATGGGGCGCGATCGCGATCGCCGCGCTGGGCGTGGGCTGGCTGACCTGGCAGTCGGGCTCGGTGCCCTGGATCGCGCTGGTGCTGGCCGCCACCTTCGGCGCCTACGGTCTGCTGCGCAAGACCGCGGCGCTCGGCGCCCTCGAGGGCCTGTCCTTCGAGACCATGGTGCTGTTCCCGTTCGCGGCCGCCTATGTCGGCTGGCTGAGCGTGACCGGCGACAATGCCTTCGTCAATGCGCCGCTGGATGCGACCCGCATCCTCCTGATCCTGGCCGGCCCGATCACGGCGATCCCGCTGCTGCTGTTCGCCACCGGCGCGCGCAAGATCCCCTTGTCGATCCTGGGCCTGCTGCAGTACCTGTCGCCCACCATCCAGTTCCTGCTGGGCGTGTGGCTGTTCCACGAAGCCTTCAGCAGCGAGCGCCTGGTCGGCTTCCTGATGATCTGGGCGGCGCTGGCGCTGTTCGCGGGCGAAGGCCTGCTGCGCAGCCGCACCGCGAAGACAAGCTGA
- a CDS encoding potassium transporter Kup has translation MSTENKKSSVAALTLAAIGIVYGDIGTSPLYTLRAIFHHEHGLPLNTPNILGIISLIFWSLTIIVSLKYVTLVLRADNRGEGGIMALMALATNSVTKASRWHFPLLVIGVLGATMFYGDSVITPAISVLGAIEGLEVAAPGMSHYVVPLAVVVLVLLYSVQRHGTAGIGRFFGPVMLVWFITLATMGVINIIASPVILNALNPYHALHFMLENRLLAFVALGAVVLAITGAEALYADMGHFGRKPIRLAWFAIAYPALVLNYLGQGGLLINDPGAVENPFFHQLGTWSVIPLVILSTMAAVIASQATISGTYSMTKQAIALGLLPRMRILHTSESEIGQIYIPAVNWLQLAIVLIAVIGFGSSDGLAGAYGIAVTATMMATTILTFFVTRYRWHLPLVVCVGATGFFLVIDVLLFSSTTLKLLHGGWFPLLLGTILLTLMLTWKRGRELVFENLEKHAIPLDAFMESLFVAPPARVPGTALFLRGESDGVPHALLHNLSHNKVLHERVVFLTVHMREVPWVPADEQVEVAELGHNCFQLDVQYGFKDEPDIPGILRQCGGLGLSFEMMETSFFIARQTVISAPGGGMAPWREHLFVMLSRNARAAADYYQIPPNRVIELGTQVEI, from the coding sequence TTGAGTACCGAAAACAAGAAGAGCAGCGTCGCGGCGCTGACGCTGGCCGCCATCGGCATCGTCTACGGCGATATCGGCACCAGCCCGCTCTACACCCTGCGCGCGATCTTCCACCACGAGCACGGCCTCCCCCTCAACACCCCCAACATCCTCGGCATCATTTCCCTGATTTTCTGGAGCCTGACGATCATCGTCTCGCTCAAGTACGTCACGCTGGTGCTGCGCGCCGACAACCGTGGCGAAGGCGGCATCATGGCCTTGATGGCGCTGGCCACCAATTCGGTCACCAAGGCCTCGCGCTGGCATTTCCCGCTGCTGGTCATCGGCGTGCTGGGCGCCACCATGTTCTATGGCGACAGCGTGATCACGCCGGCGATCTCAGTGCTGGGCGCGATCGAGGGCCTGGAAGTGGCGGCGCCCGGCATGTCGCACTACGTGGTGCCGCTGGCGGTGGTGGTGCTGGTGCTTCTCTACAGCGTGCAGCGCCACGGCACCGCCGGCATCGGCCGCTTCTTCGGGCCGGTCATGCTGGTCTGGTTCATCACGCTGGCGACCATGGGCGTCATCAACATCATCGCCTCGCCGGTGATCCTGAACGCGCTCAATCCGTACCATGCGCTGCACTTCATGCTCGAGAACAGGCTGCTCGCATTCGTGGCGCTGGGCGCGGTGGTGCTGGCGATCACCGGGGCCGAGGCCCTGTACGCCGACATGGGCCACTTCGGGCGCAAGCCGATCCGCCTGGCCTGGTTCGCGATCGCCTACCCGGCCCTGGTGCTGAACTACCTCGGCCAGGGCGGCCTCCTGATCAATGACCCGGGCGCGGTCGAGAATCCCTTCTTCCACCAGCTCGGCACCTGGAGCGTGATCCCCCTGGTGATCCTGTCGACCATGGCGGCCGTGATCGCCTCGCAGGCGACCATCTCCGGCACCTATTCGATGACCAAGCAGGCCATCGCGCTGGGCCTGCTGCCGCGCATGCGCATCCTGCACACCTCGGAAAGCGAGATCGGCCAGATCTACATCCCGGCCGTCAACTGGCTGCAGCTGGCCATCGTCCTGATCGCCGTGATCGGCTTCGGTTCCTCGGACGGGCTGGCCGGCGCCTACGGCATCGCCGTGACCGCGACCATGATGGCGACCACCATCCTGACCTTCTTCGTCACCCGCTACCGCTGGCACCTGCCGCTGGTGGTGTGCGTGGGCGCGACCGGCTTCTTCCTGGTCATCGACGTGCTGCTGTTCTCGTCGACCACGCTCAAGCTGCTGCACGGCGGCTGGTTCCCGCTGTTGCTCGGCACCATTCTGCTGACCCTGATGCTGACCTGGAAGCGTGGCCGCGAGCTGGTGTTCGAGAACCTGGAAAAGCATGCGATCCCGCTCGACGCCTTCATGGAGTCGCTGTTCGTGGCGCCGCCGGCGCGCGTGCCCGGCACCGCGCTGTTCCTGCGCGGCGAGAGCGACGGCGTGCCGCATGCGCTGCTGCACAATCTGTCGCACAACAAGGTCCTGCACGAGCGGGTCGTGTTCCTCACGGTGCACATGCGCGAAGTGCCCTGGGTGCCGGCGGATGAGCAGGTCGAGGTGGCGGAGCTCGGCCACAACTGCTTCCAGCTCGACGTCCAGTACGGCTTCAAGGACGAGCCGGACATCCCCGGCATCCTGCGCCAGTGCGGCGGACTGGGCTTGAGCTTCGAGATGATGGAAACCTCCTTCTTCATCGCGCGCCAGACCGTGATCTCGGCCCCGGGCGGCGGCATGGCGCCATGGCGCGAGCACCTGTTCGTGATGTTGTCCCGCAATGCGCGGGCCGCGGCCGACTATTACCAGATCCCGCCCAACCGGGTGATCGAGCTCGGCACGCAGGTGGAAATCTAG
- a CDS encoding FKBP-type peptidyl-prolyl cis-trans isomerase encodes MKLKFPLIAAFVALLSLTACGGGGGDSNSTIVNPNNPAALVKTDNVLGTGAEAVNGKTATVTYTLWLYNTVLADHKGTQLESNSFSFLLGSTSVIPGFQQGVLGMKVGGKRTIEVPASLGYGDKGSNGIPGGNGLVFEITLTKIE; translated from the coding sequence ATGAAATTGAAGTTTCCCCTGATCGCCGCCTTTGTCGCCCTCCTGAGCCTGACCGCCTGCGGCGGTGGCGGCGGCGATTCCAATTCGACGATCGTCAACCCGAACAACCCGGCCGCACTGGTCAAGACCGACAACGTCCTGGGCACCGGCGCCGAAGCCGTCAATGGCAAGACCGCCACCGTCACCTATACCCTGTGGCTGTACAACACCGTGCTGGCCGACCACAAGGGCACCCAGCTCGAGTCGAACAGCTTCTCCTTCCTGCTGGGCTCGACGAGCGTCATCCCCGGCTTCCAGCAGGGCGTGCTCGGCATGAAGGTGGGCGGCAAGCGCACCATCGAAGTGCCGGCAAGCCTGGGCTATGGCGATAAAGGCTCCAACGGCATTCCGGGCGGTAATGGCCTGGTCTTCGAGATCACCCTGACCAAGATCGAGTAA
- a CDS encoding GNAT family N-acetyltransferase — MIDWQFSHFNDLTPAALYQVLAQRQDVFILEQTCLYPDIDGLDPVAHHLLGWRTVDGERRLAAYLRVLGPGVKYPEMSLGRVITTKAARGSGAGRALLLEGIARAEALYPGHRIRIGAQQYLEKFYQGFGFDTVSAPYDEDGIMHIDMLR, encoded by the coding sequence ATGATCGACTGGCAGTTCTCCCATTTCAACGACCTCACTCCCGCCGCGCTGTACCAGGTGCTGGCCCAGCGCCAGGACGTGTTCATCCTCGAGCAGACCTGTCTCTACCCCGACATCGACGGGCTCGACCCGGTGGCGCACCACCTGCTGGGCTGGCGCACGGTCGACGGCGAGCGCCGCCTGGCCGCCTACCTGCGCGTGCTGGGCCCCGGGGTGAAGTACCCCGAGATGTCGCTCGGCCGCGTCATCACAACCAAGGCGGCACGCGGCAGCGGCGCCGGGCGCGCCCTGCTGCTCGAGGGCATCGCGCGCGCCGAAGCGCTGTATCCGGGCCACCGCATCCGCATCGGCGCCCAGCAATACCTGGAAAAGTTCTACCAGGGCTTCGGCTTCGACACCGTGTCCGCGCCGTACGACGAGGACGGCATCATGCACATCGACATGCTGCGCTAG
- a CDS encoding histone deacetylase family protein produces MLTFYNEHHALQAASGETAPWDEQPDAVALTLAEFERRGLGRIVTPHGVPLVSLERVHTPRYLHFLRTAWSMWNALDAAHAGQPLLPVLWPARGAAGEPEPDDLFARLGLFASDSRTPITGGTWTAARLGADCAINAAHALRLGERASFALTRPAGQHARAEGYGGGCFLNNAALAAQHLLDDGLERVAILDIARHHGHGTQDIFYARGEVLFVSIHLDPRHAYPFYAGHAGEQGTGAGLGANMNLPLLPDCGSGPWFAALETACVKLAMFRPKALVVSLGGFAPGFGLQGGDYLRIGERIAHLGLPAAFVFEGGAGQGSGAVSILEGFETAA; encoded by the coding sequence ATGCTCACGTTCTACAACGAACACCACGCCCTGCAAGCCGCCAGCGGCGAGACGGCGCCGTGGGACGAGCAGCCTGACGCGGTCGCGCTGACGCTGGCGGAATTCGAGCGGCGCGGCCTGGGACGCATCGTCACCCCGCACGGCGTGCCGCTGGTCTCGCTCGAGCGCGTGCACACGCCGCGCTACCTGCACTTCCTGCGCACGGCATGGAGCATGTGGAACGCCCTGGATGCGGCGCATGCCGGCCAGCCGCTGCTGCCGGTCCTGTGGCCTGCGCGCGGCGCGGCGGGCGAGCCCGAGCCGGACGACTTGTTCGCCCGCCTCGGCCTGTTCGCCTCCGACAGCCGCACGCCCATCACGGGCGGCACCTGGACCGCGGCCAGGCTGGGGGCCGACTGCGCCATCAATGCCGCGCACGCGCTGCGCCTGGGCGAGCGCGCCAGCTTCGCGCTGACGCGGCCGGCGGGCCAGCATGCGCGCGCCGAGGGCTATGGCGGCGGCTGCTTCCTGAACAATGCCGCGCTGGCGGCCCAGCACCTGCTGGACGACGGCCTGGAGCGCGTGGCGATCCTCGACATCGCGCGCCACCACGGCCACGGCACCCAGGACATCTTCTATGCGCGCGGCGAGGTGCTGTTCGTGTCGATCCACCTCGACCCGCGCCACGCCTACCCCTTCTATGCCGGCCATGCCGGCGAACAGGGCACGGGCGCGGGACTGGGCGCCAACATGAACCTGCCCCTGCTGCCGGATTGCGGCAGCGGCCCCTGGTTCGCGGCGCTGGAAACGGCCTGCGTCAAGCTGGCCATGTTCCGGCCCAAGGCCCTGGTGGTCTCGCTGGGCGGCTTCGCCCCCGGCTTCGGCCTGCAGGGCGGCGACTACCTGCGCATCGGCGAGCGCATCGCCCACCTCGGCCTGCCCGCCGCCTTCGTGTTCGAAGGCGGCGCCGGCCAGGGCAGCGGCGCCGTCAGCATCCTCGAAGGTTTCGAAACCGCCGCGTGA
- the gshA gene encoding glutamate--cysteine ligase produces the protein MGIQPESNQLQRRLALLDDDAHRALLGQGLRGIERETLRVDGKGQLARTPHPVELGSALTHPQITTDYAEALLEFITPAEHDISVVLHHLDAIHRFAHSRLKDEMLWSVSMPGELPPEEDIEIAWYGKSNIGMLKHVYRRGLALRYGKAMQCIAGIHYNYSLPEKLWQLVAASEGIAEERRHALRDFQSESYIAMIRNFRRYSWLLMYLFGATPALTTSFLRGRPHKLETLSSDTLYLPYATSLRMSDLGYQNDAQSGLRPHENSLESYVTSLMAAVNTPYEPYAALGTKRDGEWIQLSTNVLQIENEYYSTIRPKRVIRTGERPVQALCNRGVQYIEVRCLDVDPFEPVGISLETGRFLDAFLLFCAFEESPLISAHEGQVHARNFARTVKEGRDPALTLTRDGMEVPLKDWALELIERIRPVAQLLDDQHNDGNVHESSLNLQKAKIINPALTPSARVLEEIRSLGSAAAFGLRQSELHAASFRDSPLMPAEEALFDELARKSLDEQAAIEAQDSGSFDDFVAAYNSSKLCSNQ, from the coding sequence GTGGGTATCCAACCAGAGTCGAACCAACTACAGCGCCGCCTGGCCCTGCTCGACGACGATGCGCACCGCGCCCTGCTCGGCCAGGGCCTGCGCGGCATCGAACGCGAAACCCTGCGCGTCGACGGCAAGGGCCAGCTGGCGCGCACCCCGCATCCGGTCGAGCTCGGTTCGGCACTGACCCATCCGCAGATCACCACCGACTACGCCGAAGCCCTGCTGGAATTCATCACCCCGGCCGAGCACGACATCTCCGTGGTGCTGCACCACCTGGACGCCATCCACCGTTTCGCGCACTCGCGCCTGAAAGACGAGATGCTGTGGAGCGTCTCGATGCCGGGCGAGCTGCCGCCCGAGGAAGACATCGAGATCGCCTGGTACGGCAAGTCGAACATCGGCATGCTCAAGCACGTCTACCGCCGCGGCCTGGCGCTGCGCTACGGGAAGGCGATGCAGTGCATCGCGGGCATCCACTACAACTACTCGTTGCCGGAAAAGCTGTGGCAGCTGGTGGCCGCCAGCGAAGGCATCGCGGAAGAACGCCGCCATGCGCTGCGCGACTTCCAGTCCGAGAGCTACATCGCGATGATCCGCAACTTCCGGCGCTACAGCTGGCTCCTGATGTACCTGTTCGGCGCCACCCCTGCCCTGACAACCAGCTTCCTGCGCGGCCGCCCGCACAAGCTCGAAACGCTCTCGAGCGACACGCTCTACCTGCCCTACGCGACCAGCCTGCGCATGAGCGACCTCGGTTACCAGAACGACGCCCAATCCGGCCTGCGCCCGCACGAGAACAGCCTGGAAAGCTACGTCACCAGCCTGATGGCCGCGGTCAACACGCCCTACGAGCCGTATGCGGCGCTCGGCACCAAGCGCGATGGCGAGTGGATCCAGCTGTCGACCAACGTGCTGCAGATCGAGAACGAGTACTACTCGACGATCCGCCCAAAGCGCGTGATCCGCACCGGCGAGCGTCCGGTGCAGGCCCTGTGCAACCGCGGGGTGCAGTACATCGAGGTGCGCTGCCTCGACGTCGATCCGTTCGAGCCGGTCGGCATCAGCCTGGAAACCGGCCGCTTCCTCGACGCCTTCCTGCTGTTCTGCGCCTTCGAGGAAAGCCCCCTGATCAGCGCCCACGAAGGCCAGGTCCATGCGCGCAACTTCGCCCGCACCGTCAAGGAAGGCCGTGACCCGGCCTTGACGCTCACCCGCGACGGCATGGAAGTACCGCTCAAGGACTGGGCGCTGGAACTGATCGAACGCATCCGCCCGGTGGCACAGCTGCTCGACGACCAGCACAACGACGGCAACGTGCACGAGTCCTCGCTCAACCTGCAGAAGGCCAAGATCATCAACCCGGCGCTGACCCCGTCGGCGCGGGTGCTGGAAGAAATCCGCAGCCTCGGCTCGGCCGCCGCCTTCGGCCTGCGCCAGAGCGAGCTGCACGCGGCGAGCTTCCGCGACAGCCCCCTGATGCCGGCCGAGGAAGCCCTGTTCGACGAACTGGCCCGCAAGTCGCTGGACGAGCAGGCCGCGATCGAAGCCCAGGACAGCGGCAGCTTCGACGATTTCGTCGCCGCCTACAACAGCAGCAAGCTGTGCAGTAACCAGTAA
- a CDS encoding DUF885 domain-containing protein, producing the protein MRTLFVSIVLLAPFVCGAADTTTDAARRLFEREWQWQLRQQPEYATTIGEHRFDASLADTSLAARAAAAEHTRQVLAEIRQLERAELEGQDRISYDLFIAQRERTLAADAFTAFDPQPLNSVDGLQVRLPRLVAAMPFTSELDYRNYLGRLAALPAHVDGLVEQLRAGMAAGWTQPAAVMAPVPPALHALHEQIATGPLFAPFLRIPATIEPETREKLLVEGISALAHGAHALHRLEEFVRNEYLPAARQSIGASSLPGGADWYAFLVRHATTTRLTPEQVHEIGLREVTRLRAEMAMQAARTGFRGNLAQFLTFARTDRRLFFPDQEALLARYRKAVARASAKLPRVVATVPEAGIAVKPMSAEGAGQPLAYYEGGSEGRSAALVVNVSNLDQRPAWQVDSVALHEALPGHHLQVARAQELALPAFRRHAWYQAFGEGWATYAEGLGPELGFFGDPFSRFGHLNEEMLRAARLVVDTGIHLLGWSRKRAIDYLNANTANPPLDNEAEVDRIIAQPAQALGYKIGQLRIAALRERAATVLGRRFDQRRFHDAVLENGALPLDELQRQIERWMAAEQAPPTPAPGAPKE; encoded by the coding sequence ATGCGCACACTGTTCGTCTCAATCGTCCTGCTTGCTCCCTTCGTCTGCGGCGCCGCCGACACGACGACGGATGCCGCACGCCGGCTGTTCGAGCGCGAATGGCAGTGGCAGCTGCGCCAGCAGCCCGAGTATGCGACCACCATCGGCGAGCACCGCTTCGATGCCAGCCTGGCCGACACCAGCCTGGCCGCACGCGCCGCCGCCGCCGAACACACGCGCCAGGTCCTCGCCGAAATACGCCAGCTCGAGCGCGCGGAACTCGAGGGCCAGGACCGGATTTCCTACGACCTGTTCATCGCCCAGCGCGAGCGCACCCTGGCGGCCGACGCCTTCACGGCCTTCGATCCGCAGCCGCTCAATAGCGTCGACGGCCTGCAGGTGCGCCTGCCGCGGCTGGTCGCCGCGATGCCTTTCACGAGCGAACTCGACTACCGCAACTACCTGGGCCGCCTGGCCGCCCTGCCCGCGCACGTGGACGGCCTGGTCGAGCAGCTGCGCGCCGGCATGGCCGCCGGCTGGACCCAGCCGGCAGCCGTGATGGCGCCGGTCCCGCCGGCCCTGCACGCGTTGCACGAGCAGATCGCCACCGGCCCGCTGTTCGCGCCTTTCCTGCGCATCCCCGCCACGATCGAGCCGGAGACAAGGGAAAAGCTGCTGGTGGAGGGCATCTCGGCGCTGGCGCATGGCGCCCATGCCCTGCACCGGCTGGAGGAATTCGTGCGCAACGAGTACCTGCCGGCGGCGCGCCAGAGCATCGGCGCGTCCAGCCTGCCCGGCGGCGCCGACTGGTATGCCTTCCTGGTGCGCCACGCCACCACGACGCGCCTGACCCCGGAACAGGTGCACGAGATCGGCCTGCGCGAAGTTACCCGCCTGCGCGCCGAGATGGCCATGCAGGCGGCACGCACCGGTTTTCGCGGCAACCTGGCGCAGTTCCTGACCTTCGCGCGTACCGACCGGCGCCTGTTCTTCCCGGACCAGGAAGCCTTGCTGGCCCGCTACCGCAAGGCCGTGGCGCGCGCCAGCGCGAAGCTGCCCCGGGTGGTGGCGACAGTGCCGGAAGCCGGCATCGCGGTCAAGCCGATGTCGGCGGAAGGCGCCGGCCAGCCGCTTGCCTATTACGAAGGCGGCAGCGAAGGCCGCAGCGCCGCGCTGGTGGTCAACGTATCGAATCTCGATCAGCGGCCGGCCTGGCAGGTCGACAGCGTAGCCCTGCACGAAGCGCTGCCGGGGCACCACCTGCAGGTGGCGCGCGCCCAGGAACTCGCGCTGCCGGCCTTCCGCCGCCACGCCTGGTACCAGGCCTTCGGCGAAGGCTGGGCCACCTATGCCGAGGGCCTCGGTCCGGAGCTGGGCTTCTTCGGCGATCCGTTCTCGCGCTTCGGCCACCTGAACGAAGAGATGCTGCGCGCGGCGCGGCTGGTAGTGGACACCGGCATCCACCTGCTCGGCTGGTCGCGCAAGCGTGCGATCGACTACCTGAACGCGAACACCGCCAACCCGCCGCTGGACAACGAGGCGGAAGTCGACCGCATCATCGCCCAGCCGGCCCAGGCGCTCGGCTACAAGATCGGCCAGCTGCGCATCGCGGCGCTGCGCGAGCGCGCCGCCACCGTGCTGGGCCGGCGCTTCGACCAGCGCCGCTTCCACGATGCGGTGCTGGAGAACGGCGCCCTGCCGCTGGACGAGCTGCAGCGCCAGATCGAGCGCTGGATGGCGGCCGAACAGGCGCCGCCCACCCCTGCCCCCGGTGCCCCGAAAGAATGA